CAGAAGAGacggaaaatagaaaatttcgaaagagcAGAAGTCGAGACCGAGATGCCCCAGCCGGTTGGAACCGAAGaggacaaaattgaaaatggacTCGAAAAATGTGTCAAAGAATCGGAGAACGCCACGGAAATCGAGGCTGTAAAAAGTGTCCCCGAGTGCAGCAAAAAGTACGTAAATTCTAACTTGAATAATGACAGCGACGAAACTCTCATGAGCGAGAATTGTCGCAGAGATTCGGAGCCGGGAAGCTCGACAAAGAAGCAGGAAAATTCGTCGTCTTTCGATGTCCACGAATTCTCGGATTCGTACCTTCCACGAAAGCAAATTCCACTCGAGACTTTTTTCGGCACGCAGGAGAACCGGGAAGGCGAAAATGTCCAGCGCTCCATCTCGGAATTCGAGCCAATTCCGACAGCCCCGAATCTCGAAGAATCGCGGACTAAAAACTCTGGCGAGGTCACTCTCTGGGTTATTGAAAAACAAGCGGAAGTCGAGGAATCTCCCGAAGTAACGAAAAATAACGGCGACACGAGTCCGCTCGACGCTACTTTTTCAGGCGACGAATCCCCCGAAATTCAAAACTCTCCGGAGACGTCACGAAAACACGTGAAAAATCCGCCCGAAAAAAGTCACCGAGGAAGCGTCGAAGCCCCGGAGTTCCGAGATTGTGACAAGAGGATCGAAAAGCCCAACTCGGAAAATCGGGTCCTCCCCGAAGCCGTGGAAAAATCGGAGCAGCAGAGTGCGTCTGCGACGAGGAAAAAGTTgcgtgaaaaaaaggaaattcttCGTGAAGATACGAACGATTTGATCGCGTCCGTCGAGAGTGTGGATGAAGTATCGAGCAGGAGAAATTCGTTGGCGAACGTGGGGTCGCCGGAGTCGCGCTCGTTGGGCGAAATCGAGGAGGAGACGATCCaggagatttttttccaaaagttCGGAGACACGTACGAAAGCAAATTAGGAACATGCGGATTCTTGCCGGAAATTCCGGTCGATCGAATAGCCGCTAGAAACGAGAACTCGAAAAATGCTAAAAGGTTGCTGGGCTTCGACGCCGCGCCGTTCGCCTGGCAAAGGGGCACGAAAAACTCGAGCGTCCGACTCATCAGTCTCGACGCCCCGAAATATCACCGGGAAACAAAGATCCCGTGCAAGAGATTGGCGCACGTGACAAATCTCCCACCGGTCGTTCCGTTCGGCAGAGAAAAGCGAAGGTAGAGTCCAATCTCGATGTTTGGATCGAGGAAAACGGAAAGGAAACGTCGTGCGAGATGGAGCGCCTTTTCCAATCATTTTTCCCAATCCGTTTCAGCCCCCGAACCGCGAGGGCTCGACGACGAGTCAATTTTTCGACCcaacgaatttcatttcgctcgccaccatttgaaaattccttTCGTCATCGTGCCGATCGAATATTCAGTCAAATGTTCATTTTCCTAGGATCTTCGATCGAGATTTTCGAGCCGTATGGAGTAAATACGTGCGCAGGCATCCGGACTTTAATCTCGTACTAACGGGTAGAACGTAAGTCCCTTCGTGAGCGGTGGTCGGCCCGTAGAATCGAAATCATTAGTCCATTCGGTGTATTCATCATTCTCTAGAGATGCGATCATTCGTTGGCATGAATCCAAGTCGAGCAGGACGAGCAGCTCGTACTTTCAGTCCTGACATTCGACATTGATTTCTCAGTCGAGTCACACGCGCCATCGTCATCGCGAGTATTTGTCGATGTGTCAAGGCTGTTATCACAATTTCATTCGATGATCATTCCGTTTGATGTCCGATCGCAGAGTAACTgtcaaattgaataattaaccCTTAAAGTACGCACTGGGTCGTTTTGACCCATACGCTTTTCTTTCGCCGTTTGTACCACGAAATACATGCTCCACTTTGAGCCAATATTTTGGCATTAAATTttgctttttcgaaaaaaaaccaattgcAGCCATAAATTATGGATACTTGACTACAAAAAAGGTCGCTACAAAATAAATTGCATATTTACGGAGATATAACGATGCGAAAACGCCATGGGTCACACTGACCCAGTATGCACGGATAAGTTGACGGCAGAGGTATGCACTTTGAGGGTTAACTTTACAGTGCACTTGGTTTATCAGTTTTTTTAAGCGAGTCGagcattttcgtattttcttcattatttgaAAGCTTGAGGAGGGtggatagcgacgatacaatgttgccgtgctgctaaaccatgttaaatacataaaaaatttcaaaatgatgaagaatttaataaaatttggtgaacatattctttagtgccaaatttgaccatacaaattttttaagattttttttctttacagttatcgagtaattgatcactaaagtccACGTgtataagaaatctgctttaatgcgtaattactcgatgactaagcagaagaaaattagaaaaaatggtgtcttcgcacttgatgttgaagaacattatcaccaaatttgatcaatttcttataattttgacgaatgtagccaccctccttaaagtaACGGGGGAAAAAGCATTTTCGATACTTTTTCACGAAGAGCGACCACGAATCGGATTTTCACTTGGGCTTCCCTTCGACACTGGACTCGTCTTTTATGCGGGTTTCATTTTGTTCataaatgacgaaaaaatcgaacgaacGCTGCACATTCGATGTGTAGGAGGCAGCACTTGCGAGCAACACAATTCACGTAAAAATATCGAACGAAGAAGGACGATGGTTGAGATGAATAAATGGTGATTTTTCAGTGGCAGCTGTCCAGAGTACGATCCTTTTCTGATTGCGGAGCGTCAGATGAACGAACTGTTGTCGGACACGTGTAGCGAAAAGTCGGTAACGGATTCGTCATCGAACCGTCGCAGATCGTCGCTGTCCCCCACCCTCCCAAGCTATCCTCTCACTCATTCCTCGGCGTTCGTCAAATACGGGGATTCGCCGGTGGGGAAAATGGCGAAATTGCCGGAAAAGCGGGTTTCTCTGATAGCTCCGCCGACCGAATTTGACGACTTTTCATCCGATTCGACGGAAACGAATTCGATATCGCGCGAAATAAGTAACGGATACAACACGAACTCTCGGTCTCGTGACGCTCGCCACGAGAACGAGGAGGCGCGGAGGAAAAATGGCGGACGCGATCACGTGCTCGGGAGACGAGTAATAATCGACAAATCGAAAGCACTCGGTGTAAAAGACATGTACGACGACACCGCGTCCATTCGTTCGCTCCTAGAAAACTCCTCGGGTAACGGAAAAGTACGaaaattgttcgaaaaaaaaacgagtccgAAAGTAACTCGATCGAATTCCGTGAGAACGAATTTGAGTCAGAAaacgaacgacaaaaaaatcaacaattcCGGCCATTCGCCAAACGACAAATTGAACAATATTCAAAACCATAGAAATAACAATTATCCTAGTCTCAGCGGCAGCAATGTCAGCCTCAGTTCCATCGTTTCCAGCGATGTCGAAGTCAAAAGATCCAACTCGGCGTTCGACGAGCTCGCGAGCTCCTGCGACGACGACACTTCCCCCACTTACCCTTCTCTAACGTATTTGCTTAAAAATGATTCCCTCTCCATTGCCAGTCCCGTCCAATCCAATCGACAGCGTAACGGGCAAATCAGCGACGAGGAATTCTCATCCCCCGACAGCTTCAAGAGACACCACGAGCACAACAAACTCAGCGCTGATTCAGCCTACAGCAGGTTCGTAGAATttgggaatatttttttctctattttttctacaaataTAAAAACGCGCAAATTTTCTCGTGCAGTTTGAATCGAAAATACTCGAACCACGGGCGCAGCACGAACGAAATGATCGGACGTCACGAGGAGGACTCGCCGCTGCATCGTCGGGAGGCTGAAACCGTTGGATCGATAACGAGATCAAAACTGTCCAAATTTTGTCACGAATGTGGCTCCAAGTTTCCAGATACTGCCAAGTTCTGTTGCGAGTGCGGAATCAAAAGACTGGCGCTTTGAGAAGAGGACGAACAACGGAGCCCGTGTATTGAGACAAAAAATCCACATTCGAATATCCGAACTGCCAATAAGCAAAAATACGTACCGCTGACCGTCAACgtcacttttttatttatcaatacaTTCTTTGATCTCGACTCTCCAAAAAATTATAGATTTCTACGCTAaacgaaaacgaggaaaacGAGGTGCGCTTCGGAGAACTTGATTAGCGCACCCCTTTGTTACGAAAAAGCTCGTCGAAAGTGGAGATGGAGAATGCCAAAATGAAAAGTTACGACGACGGGTCAGCACGCCCCCGGTGACAGAGTCGAGCAAAGCGAAAACGTCGAAACCGTTATCAATTTTTACAGctacattatttttattgtaaccATGATTATGTATTACGTGTATCttcctttatttatttacacacGCACAGgataacacacacacatacacttATAAATATGTTAATCGCTCGAAGCTGACAATTTCGGTTCTGGGACCTTTTCTCACTAATCCACCGTGTTAATAATTTTCTGGAAAAGTGTCACgtacacgaaaaaatgttttacgaACAGAATCATCGACGAAGGTttttatatgaattttttttacgaaatggGATAAAGTGGGTTGaactcgaaaaagaaaaaaaatcagaatgtGTAAAGGTgtctccattttttataatacgaGCCCGGCGGAGACGATCATGTCGTGTAAATGTGTGTGAAATaaagaacgaggaaaaaacgtgacacgcaaaatgtaatttttcttggaaaacttgaaagaaaatgaaacaagttgcgggagaaaaaacaaaggaaTCGTGTTGTTTCGAGTCACGCGAGCCGTCTAAAACTCGCGACGTTTCAGTTGTAATTCTTTTATCGCGCGCGTGACGACGGGATGTCTTTACTTAGCAAACTCGTAAATCGCTCGAGTCTCGTGCGGTTGATTGCCTGTACGGCAGATAAAGATTCGTCAGGAAGGACGATTCGGCGAAGAATCGATTCGTCATCCGTTGGGATGAGATTTAATGAATTATCATATTTGCACTCTCGAGGATTGCACGTTAACGTCAGCCCTGGTGAAAAAGCACAATGTAAATTCGACGACACCACCACTGCAGACAAAGTGAGGTTTTCGATTCTAATCGtgattttattactttttatcACTTTTCCAAGTCGAACCTGCGCGCGATCAACTTCGGTCACTTTTTAGTCCCGAATTCCAATTTTAAAAACACGTTTCTAGACAAAAATTATTCGTGCGAtactcgaatgaaatttttccgaTAACTTTCACGATTTTTGTCGAATAACGAAATACGATAATGCTAATCGGACCATCTTTGACAACACTAAAATCAAGTCGTAGCATTTTCTTTTATCGTAACGCAAATAAATCAACTTTTTCACGCAGAACTATCCGATGGTGGAACACTGTTACGACACAGTAATCGTAGGTGCGGGTGGAGCCGGCCTGAGAGCCGCGTTCGGTTTGGGAAGCAAAGGCTATCGAGTCGCAGTTATAACTAAACTATTTCCAACGAGGTCTCACACCGTCGCTGCTCAAGGTGGAATAAACGCGGCCATTTGCAACGTCGAGCCTGACAATTGGCTGTACCATATGTACGACACGGTCAAGGGTTCTGATTGGCTGGGCGATCAGGACGCCATACATTATCTCACTCGAGAAGCTCCGCAAGCCGTTTTCGAACTGGAAAACTATGGTTAAGCCCAACGCTTCGTTCGTGTCCGCGAGTAGATTTTGTGtttaaaatatcataaaaaaaatctaacaCATCAATATTTAAAATCTCTAAACTTTCAAGAGTCCAAGAGTTTCCACTTTCAAGAGTcacctaacctcacttggaattttcgaaatcgaaattcttcgacaTAGTTTGGCCGATTAAAAAACGGCTCTGTCAGTCCCACGCGGGGCGATGGCAAAAATGGGCcgccatttttattatttcgttcggaCAAAcggtgtggaaaaatttcacttagaaatttgcagctctctcgcactcgcgcacgcttgcgatataccgaccgAGGCATCCTCTTAACGcggaaattaacgaaaaagtgACAACGTCGCGTTCGATGAGTTGAAATTATGCCATCAGGTTGTCCATTCAGCCGTACCGAAGACGGAAAAATTTATCAGAGAGCGTTCGGAGGACAATCGTTGAAATTCGGCAAAGGTGGACAGGCTCATCGAACTTGTGCAGTTTCTGACAGAACAGGCCACGCCATACTACACACACTGTACGGCCAGAGTCTCCGCTACAACGTTCACTATTTCGTCGAATATTTCGCGCTCGATCTACTGATGGACGGGAGACGATGCAAAGGCGTAATGGCACTGGAACTCGAAACCGGACAACTGCACAAATTTCGCGCACATCACACGGTCACTCATACGAAATTAGTAACAGGCTGTGTCTACTCGTCCggatatttatcgaaaatgaggccatattttttctgtttatacTTTCTTTGAATATAACGGTATAAAATGTACATATCCTGACGAATAGTTACAAgtgattcgtccggatatggaATACATAATGGTACaatatatccggacgaataatctTACGGTATTCATCCGGATATCTCGATTATGCTCGTTTTCGTACATATCCGAATGAATAATCATACGTAAATCTCATCCGGATATTGAATGATACATAATGGTATTGTGTCTTTCTGTGCAGAATCGTTGGGCGAGTTCGAAACGTATTTTCTTTGGAGTAAATTTGTGTCTCGTGAACGTGGGACGAAATAattgtgttaaaaaattatagcgaaataatcgaaaatttgatgaagtgatgattcatttaaaattttaatagtCATTCTCAGGGGCTCCGCCCCCCGAACCCCCCGCTGGAGGCTGCGACCCCCTTCGCCCGCGTTCAAATCGCTTACGGGTGTTTAGCATCAAACGTAGTATGGGGGTGGACGTGGCTCAAGGCAGATTTCGATAAAACGTCTTTGCGCTCAATCGTTCCCACGACAACGTACACgaagagacttttatagccaAAATTACTacgtttttatagtaacgttggaccacatcgatattataataataatcgctacagagtgtgtcaaataatgcaaaagtttggggaaccattaccacagttcatagtaaataacgcgctgtactatatcaaaaatgaaaaccgagcgaattttgatcaaaaacatagtaaataatgaaatgatttgatgaaaatttaggagataaaataacagtcgtttctctgtgctacacgaaaaattgcatagtttcgtattttccctttcaccgcactgaattttgctcaataacagcaaaattcatgtgcccaccaattatatgaggcgttgcgagtataaacatgaaaataaaccAGTGGCacgtagtaaaatttcaagcattttgtccagtccaattaaccaatttttaacatttccccaaagacacgagtgacattcggataccgatacatcgttcgatgtaagaatgtcgcagacctaaattttgcctctcgtacatagtaaaatcTGAGAGAAttgctttcggcatcaaaattactatgcactttggtgaaatgtaatagaacgCCGATATAGAACAGCACTGCTATAAaacatagaaaatttttctagcaaattcatcgCGCCAAAACGTACTGCTTCCAATGAAATTGGTTGTACATATCCAGACGAATACCGTACAATTATTCGTCCAGACACACGTTATGAACAATTATGTATTCAATAATTGCACTTCATATATTCGATATCCGGACGAACTACTTACGAtcattcgtccggatatgtacGAAACGATAATTAGTAGATATCCGGATGAATACCGTacaattattcgtccggatatgtacTGCACACTGGTATAGTCATGTATCCGGATGAATACGCACGGTTAATTAATCCGGATATATAACGAGTAAAAGAAAGTATCTGTAACGTAGGAGTACGCGACGAATAACCGTCGCGTATTCGTCCGTACTCCGGACGAGTAGCCACTCCGAAtaatttaaggagggtggatcatgaaataaaaataatcaaaatttgataaaatttggtgataaccttctttggcatcaagtatacaaatacaatttttttcaaatttttttaccacgtggttatcgaataattgagcgttaaatcgaagttcttatgcacgagatgtataactgtggATATGTTAACTCTAtacttatacacgtgaactttagtgttcaattactccaGAGCTAtgcggtagaaaaatctaaaaaaatttatattgtcttatatatctTTAAAGAAtagatttaccaaattttattaaattcttgtcattttgaaattcttcatatttttaacatggtttagcatggcaacattgtatcgtcgcgatccaccctccttaaggaagttgaggctgtacagtcattttttttacccaaaagtgatgacctgtacctttcaaaagttaggccagtttacagtttggcaatgttgcatacactttaaagaaaagttggggaaaaaaagacgaaaaactggtgaaagctcagttgaaaacacgaacagtgacgatcctagcctcaaaaaactgcacggaaaacagattattattaatataatctcagcaaatctcctaataaatctgaaaaaaattgacattattcggcaagccttgctcatgttgcccaaaaaatttcatatttttagcatcatttttaacggagatatcactgaatgtgtcttgacttccataagattacatgttatttggcccaaattgttattgatttttctcagcaacgacgctcctaaactgtctgaaaatttaactgatttttttttacacttcactttataagatgcaatcggtttaaaagcggtgacatcattttcattctaatgcctcaacttccttaagccAAGTACGAAGAACGAACGTCCGGGAATAAAGTTGTCGAAATAAACGGTGGTTCAGATCTTGGCGACAGGTGGAGCTGGacgctgttttttttcctgcacAGGAGCGCATGTCTGCACCGGGGACGGAAACGCCATTGCATCCAGAGCTGGTTTGCCTCTCCAGGACATGGAGTTCATCCAATTCCATCCCACTGGTAAGAAGATTATCATCGCAgcccttttttttctataattccATGATTCAATGACAGCCAAATTCTTGGCGTTTGTGTAATATTttctcaaagtttttttcccaCAAAATTCTACGAACCACTGAAATTCGTGAATCTTTCTATCAAACGGTAACGTCGCAGCCCCGTAAATAGTGCCGGCGATAAATATTCGCTTTCAATCACCCCAAATATTCCGCTTTTCAGGCATATATGGGAGCGGAGTCCTCGTGACCGAAGGCAGCAGGGGCGAGGGCGGGCGACTCGTGAACTCTTCGGGtgattttttcatggaaaaataCGCGCCGAACGCCAAAGATTTGGCGTCAAGGGACGTCGTTTCGCGAGCCATAACCGTCGAGATACACGAAGGAAGGTTCTCTGCTTCGCCCGATCACATATTCCAATCGTTCCACGCCCCATTTTCaccgttatttttattgctcgACCTTTTGTTCCCCGGTTAGAGGCGTCGGCGAAAAAAAGGACCACATCCATCTCCAACTCAGTCACCTTCCCGCTGAAACGATAAGGTCAAAGTTGCCTGGAATTTCGCACTTGGCTTGGGTCTTCGCCGGCGTCGATTGCGAGAAAGAACCGATCCCGGTCATCCCTACTGTTCATTACAATATGGGCGGAGTACCGACGACCTGGCGAGGACAAGTTGGTCCATTTTCGAATACTCGTTCTCCATTCTCCACTCTTTAGCGCTAATGCTCCCGGTCTGTCTTTTCGGACGGGGCGAAAGttcgaaaaattataaaaagtcCTTTTCTTCTGCTCTTCCCCCTCCAAATTTCACTCGATCCTCCGGAAGGTTCTTACCCGCGAAGACGAAGAAGATATTCCCGTTCAGGGCCTCTGGGCTGCCGGGGAAACGGCCTGCGCTTCCGTTCACGGAGCGAACCGACTCGGCGCCAACGGTTTACTCGAAATCATGGTCTTCGGACGCGCGGTCGCGGAAAACATCGGAGAATTGATGCAGCCCGGTGACCGCCACGAAGATTTGCCAGCGGTACTTTCTcgattttaaggagggtggctacattcgtcaaaatgataacgaaacttatcaaatttggtgataatgttcttcaacatcgagtgcgaagacacaatttatttcaaaattttcttctgcttagtcatcgagtaattacgcattaaagcagatttcttatgcccggaatcccaaatttggcactaaagaatacattcaccaaattttattaaattcttcatcattttgaaatttttaacgtatttaacatggtttagcgtggcaacattgtatcgtcgctagccaccctccttaaccgAATTTTTGTAATCTGACTGGAGATCCCCTGAAAATTGACTTTTTCGAATTCGCAAAATACTCGATTTCTTGAGTGATTTTcattttgagagaaaaaaaaaaaaaaaattgtattagcaaatgaaattttgacgttttatgcaATTTCGAATTGTATTTTCACTTGGTAAAACTGAAAACGCGAAAAAAGTTTGATGGACTAGAATGATTTGAGTGAAGAAGTGTTTCTCATCTGTCAAGGACATCGAGGAACAAACGATTCGTCGTTTCCACGCGACTCGCTACGCGAAAGGATGCGTAACTGTCCCCGAGCTGCGGGAGGCGATGCAACGCACCATGCAAACTTACTGTGGAGTGTTTCGCACTTGTTCGATTTTACAACGCGGATGTCGAGAAATAACGCGACTCTACACGTGCGAGCTGCCCAATATTTGCGTTAGTTTCTCCACCGTGAAAATTCGGTAGTTTTCAATTCGAATAAATGCTCGAAGCGTTAAAATTTTCTGAACAGGTTCGAGATGAAACGCTGATTTGGAACACGGAGCTCATCGAAGCGCTGGAACTTCAAAATCTCATGTTGTCTTGCATGCACACTGTTTACGCGGCCGAAAACCGAAAAGAATCGCGCGGAGCTCATGCCAGAGACGATTTCCCGGTGAGAGTAACGTTTTTCACGGTTCGTTGCTTCCGGAAGCGACTTTGTTGTATTTTCTATAAAACTTGAGCGGATGCCGAAACTACAGTAAAACCCGAATTCcgtaaaaaatttccaccgcAGAATCGTATCGACGAGTACGACTACAAATTGCCGCTACAGGGCCAAACGAAACTTGGGTTGAGTGATCACTGGCGCAAACACACGCTCACATGGGCGACCGAAAATGGCGAAGTACATAGAATTTCAAACTGTTTTCACAAAAACTCCGTTAttcacgatgaaaaatttctaaaatgGTTGATGTTTCCTCAACGCAGATTTGCATCTCGTATCGTCCGGTTATTGACACAACACTTGACGATTCCGAAGCTCAACACGTGCCGCCAGCGATTCGCGTCTACTGACCTGCGCTAACCGACTTTCCTTTGTCTACTGAGCATAAGCCTCTCCCCCCCTTCACAGTCCGTAATCCCGAAGAGTTTCTCGACGACCGTGTCTCCGACCTTTCGAGCGCACAAAGGCAAAAAAACTTCGAGAATCACGGCCCGGTTCTCAATACATTATGTATTTGTAGCAGTGTCTTCAATGACCTGTCGTCTCGACTATCTAAACGGTCAATTGAGCTAATCGAATATAACCGATCGGACTCGAACTGTACACCGCTTATTGcattcattaaaaataatacTTTGCGACCTACGCTATCGTTTTCACGGTTCATACTTCACAATTGTTTGAGCGGTTGGAGGCAGTTCTTTAATCAAGAGCCGTCTTCCCTCTTGCTCAAGAGTCGACATaaccaaacaaaaaaatcgattaactGTATTCATGGCGTAgataaaaaatggtgatttTTGAGAAAGTTTGTTGGAacttatttatttgaattgataTTCAAAGTActctccaacgattttttattacaaaagaAATAAAGTCGAGAAATCTGTTTACGGAATCTATAGCGAGGAAGAGTTATTGGAAAAGAAACTTTAGATGTAAAAGAATTTGTGAACGAGGACTTATCTTGGcgtagtaaaaaaatgttgacaaaACGAAATTCTCAAGCCCGCAATCGCAGCTCGACCAATGGAAAACTTGCAAACGAGTAGCCGCGAGCCCCGAACAAGTGTTTTCATTATAGGTACACAAgattaattaaaaaacgcGGATGGTCGTATGAATTCCAGTTTAGCAGGTGAACTTTAATTTAATGTCTTTTTTCGCGAGACCACGTGAGCTCACACACTACGAATCGGTTGATAACCACTGGTCTCGTTTTAATCTCTCGCTCGCGCGTATATGAGGATTCGGTTcgcgtcgaaaaaaaatattcacaattgaCGAACTGCTGAGATTTTTACATGTACGACATACTCCCGCAACGAATTATCTAACAATGAATTCATTACGAAAACCGCATGAGATTATCAGTCGAAGAGGAGGGGCAGATCTCTACCGGGAGTTTTCTCAGTGTTTCATAGCGTTAACGCCGTTAACAACGTTGCGTGGGGTTGGCAGCAGTGCCTCAACTCAACATCAGTTGGCTTTCGCCGTGCGAGAAGTGCGCGAAGTACCGAGGCTCTAGTGGGGCGCGCATTGGATTTGTACGAAAGAAGGGTTAGAGCCCCCGTTGTAGTGAAATCTTAGTTATCGAcagcatttcaatttttataataaaaaataattattttttttacacttgtgGGTGATTGCAGAAATTAATCTACGACAACGTGGCAGCCTCAAAATGAGTGGAATACTCAAGCTCTCGTGCCTACTAGCGCGAAAGTCCAGCGTCGCCTTGGTAAATCCTTTGCATATCAAAGATTTCtcattatataatttttaattaattttctaattatttctcagtgtagattcatttttttacataacaaagattaatttattcataaaaaatatttcgtcgtaCTTCAATCGAACggaaatttttcttcgttacgTAAGGATCTCACCTTTGCGAAgtgtaattattatttttttacaaaacccTTTTTGCTAGGAATTTCTCTTGTTCCGTAGACGATAGCATAGCTTGCAGAAAACTGGGTATTCAGAGAACGCAAATTCCCATTATCGCTTGGTGCAGCATTTATTATGTGGCTTTCAATGTTTTGTTGAATT
The window above is part of the Venturia canescens isolate UGA chromosome 5, ASM1945775v1, whole genome shotgun sequence genome. Proteins encoded here:
- the LOC122411224 gene encoding succinate dehydrogenase [ubiquinone] flavoprotein subunit, mitochondrial-like; the encoded protein is MSLLSKLVNRSSLVRLIACTADKDSSGRTIRRRIDSSSVGMRFNELSYLHSRGLHVNVSPGEKAQCKFDDTTTADKNYPMVEHCYDTVIVGAGGAGLRAAFGLGSKGYRVAVITKLFPTRSHTVAAQGGINAAICNVEPDNWLYHMYDTVKGSDWLGDQDAIHYLTREAPQAVFELENYGCPFSRTEDGKIYQRAFGGQSLKFGKGGQAHRTCAVSDRTGHAILHTLYGQSLRYNVHYFVEYFALDLLMDGRRCKGVMALELETGQLHKFRAHHTILATGGAGRCFFSCTGAHVCTGDGNAIASRAGLPLQDMEFIQFHPTGIYGSGVLVTEGSRGEGGRLVNSSGDFFMEKYAPNAKDLASRDVVSRAITVEIHEGRGVGEKKDHIHLQLSHLPAETIRSKLPGISHLAWVFAGVDCEKEPIPVIPTVHYNMGGVPTTWRGQVLTREDEEDIPVQGLWAAGETACASVHGANRLGANGLLEIMVFGRAVAENIGELMQPGDRHEDLPADIEEQTIRRFHATRYAKGCVTVPELREAMQRTMQTYCGVFRTCSILQRGCREITRLYTCELPNICVRDETLIWNTELIEALELQNLMLSCMHTVYAAENRKESRGAHARDDFPNRIDEYDYKLPLQGQTKLGLSDHWRKHTLTWATENGEICISYRPVIDTTLDDSEAQHVPPAIRVY